Proteins from a genomic interval of Coraliomargarita sinensis:
- a CDS encoding DEAD/DEAH box helicase: protein MNKPPPTFDSAFLRELAGGLVFKAGERLFESHSVLSASWESPVLVGKVKGQDQVYEPQLNLRSTVFADNRCTCPDGRKRKVCAHAIAAAIHYQACKEEQQNEESAQAPEDLIEPDLSPEPEQPRLKSIRVSEEGTRLRLLVFLPPNLEAAAQRSAIVVKLDAAAGREIIALNKLSPTKSYATSEGQEKALHLIESWCGGKLAALLQLTKQRLRHLLGALEDEPVVYWVKKPNEPIAWEGGKLAGVHDYLELTDEEKEEPVDTPATADPPKKEIPSGVNLREPSRPNPRQLAESKGKRLFQTKRGDFPAASMVAESMEGYATNRVVVDGSPNFLAVRLPVHDDTLQPLRELLKKSGFMLEPSNRKWWLRDRHKTLNFLAGHWRALKEDWQAEFTENFEAKFAEVELSSINVQTKQEAGRFFLDVSLSADSDEMELRKAIASGKSYVGREDGPITLLDRNSVDRLHKIEKAVSGQADRPFTPTFSKRLETAELVDVEDLLEEACEGWQPPQAWQSRSRALKQVGALEPAPVRPGFDAILRTYQRIGVAWLWHLYRNELGGILADEMGLGKTLQALALIECIRDQEDDKAPALVVCPASLVENWIREAARFTPKLKLQKHHGPKRAKEPVVLEDADLVITSYGTLRQDAELLTTMDWSVVIGDEAQHIKNRRSQNAKTLTRLHSRGRFLLTGTPVENSLDDLLSLFTFLMPGYLEKAAPKLTQEDRAWHNNRQTSRAASYILRRTKKEVAPELPDKIEKTFFCELGSKQQRFYQDTLEKTRKEIFNLEMSGANEGRLKFAAFTELLRLRQACVDPRILDDTFAAKESTKLAAFDEVLDECLDNGSRMLVFSSFVTALKLLAEHLKKKGHRYAYLDGSTKNRLDICDQFNSDDSIPVFLISLKAGGTGLNLTGADTVLHYDPWWNPAAEAQATDRAHRIGQEKVVTSIKLIATDTVEEKVLELQAKKAALLQELFEESEAANAKVSLEDIKGLLK from the coding sequence ATGAACAAACCTCCTCCTACATTTGATTCCGCCTTTCTGCGTGAGCTCGCAGGTGGTCTGGTCTTCAAAGCCGGTGAACGGCTCTTCGAATCACACTCGGTTCTTTCCGCGAGTTGGGAGAGCCCGGTTCTTGTCGGAAAGGTCAAAGGCCAGGATCAGGTCTACGAACCACAGCTCAATCTGCGTTCGACGGTTTTTGCGGATAACCGCTGCACTTGTCCGGATGGTCGCAAGCGCAAGGTATGTGCTCATGCCATTGCTGCCGCGATCCATTATCAGGCCTGCAAAGAGGAGCAACAGAACGAAGAATCGGCTCAAGCGCCGGAAGACCTGATCGAACCTGATCTGTCACCCGAACCGGAGCAACCCCGGCTAAAATCCATCCGGGTCTCGGAAGAAGGCACACGCCTGCGACTACTGGTCTTCCTGCCACCTAATTTGGAAGCAGCCGCCCAACGAAGTGCGATTGTGGTCAAACTCGACGCCGCGGCCGGACGCGAAATCATAGCTCTGAACAAGCTAAGCCCAACCAAGTCCTATGCCACCAGCGAGGGACAGGAGAAAGCACTCCACCTGATTGAATCCTGGTGCGGTGGCAAACTGGCTGCCCTCCTACAACTCACGAAGCAACGCCTCCGCCATCTTCTGGGGGCCCTGGAAGACGAACCGGTCGTTTACTGGGTGAAGAAACCGAACGAACCGATCGCCTGGGAAGGTGGAAAACTGGCCGGAGTGCACGATTATCTCGAATTGACGGACGAGGAGAAAGAGGAGCCCGTCGACACACCTGCCACCGCCGATCCGCCCAAAAAGGAAATTCCATCCGGCGTAAATTTAAGAGAGCCGTCGAGGCCCAACCCACGCCAATTGGCCGAATCAAAAGGCAAACGTCTCTTCCAAACCAAGCGGGGTGACTTTCCTGCCGCTTCCATGGTAGCGGAATCAATGGAAGGCTACGCGACGAACCGCGTAGTCGTGGATGGCTCGCCCAACTTTCTGGCCGTCCGTTTACCAGTGCATGACGACACCTTACAGCCTCTGAGAGAGCTCTTGAAAAAGTCAGGCTTCATGCTCGAACCTTCCAATCGCAAATGGTGGCTTCGCGACCGTCATAAAACCCTAAATTTTCTGGCCGGACATTGGCGTGCGCTCAAAGAAGACTGGCAGGCGGAATTTACGGAAAACTTCGAAGCCAAGTTTGCAGAGGTCGAACTCTCTTCGATTAATGTGCAAACCAAGCAAGAAGCCGGGCGCTTTTTTCTGGATGTCAGCCTGAGTGCCGATTCCGACGAGATGGAGCTGCGCAAAGCCATCGCCAGCGGTAAAAGCTATGTGGGCCGGGAAGATGGCCCCATCACCCTACTCGACCGGAATTCGGTTGATCGCCTGCATAAGATCGAGAAAGCCGTCAGCGGGCAGGCAGACCGCCCTTTCACCCCGACCTTCAGCAAACGTCTGGAAACCGCCGAACTGGTCGACGTCGAAGACCTGCTCGAAGAAGCGTGCGAAGGCTGGCAACCCCCACAGGCCTGGCAATCCCGCAGCCGCGCGCTGAAGCAAGTCGGCGCCCTGGAACCCGCACCGGTTCGGCCGGGGTTCGATGCCATTCTACGCACCTACCAGCGAATCGGGGTCGCCTGGCTCTGGCACCTCTACCGCAACGAACTCGGCGGCATCCTCGCCGACGAGATGGGGTTGGGTAAAACGCTGCAGGCACTCGCCCTCATCGAATGCATTCGTGATCAGGAAGATGACAAAGCGCCGGCACTGGTGGTCTGCCCGGCCAGCCTGGTGGAAAACTGGATTCGGGAAGCAGCCCGATTTACCCCGAAGTTGAAGCTGCAAAAACACCACGGTCCCAAAAGAGCCAAGGAACCGGTGGTGTTGGAAGACGCCGATCTGGTCATTACCTCATACGGCACCCTGCGCCAGGATGCCGAGCTACTGACGACAATGGACTGGTCCGTCGTGATCGGTGACGAAGCCCAGCACATTAAAAATCGTCGCAGCCAAAACGCCAAGACCCTCACCCGTCTGCACAGCAGAGGCCGCTTTCTCCTGACCGGCACACCGGTGGAAAACTCTCTAGATGACCTGCTCTCGCTCTTCACCTTCCTCATGCCCGGCTATTTGGAAAAGGCGGCGCCGAAACTGACTCAGGAGGACCGCGCCTGGCACAACAACCGGCAAACATCGCGCGCCGCCTCCTACATCCTTCGCCGCACGAAAAAGGAGGTAGCCCCCGAACTGCCGGATAAAATTGAAAAGACCTTCTTCTGTGAGCTCGGCAGCAAACAGCAGCGCTTCTACCAGGACACCCTGGAAAAGACGCGAAAAGAAATCTTCAATTTGGAAATGTCCGGAGCCAACGAGGGCCGCCTGAAATTTGCCGCCTTTACGGAGTTGCTTCGCCTGCGTCAGGCCTGCGTCGACCCGCGCATTCTGGACGATACTTTTGCCGCCAAAGAGTCGACCAAATTAGCCGCCTTCGACGAGGTGCTCGACGAGTGTCTGGACAACGGCAGCCGCATGCTGGTCTTCTCCAGCTTCGTCACAGCGCTCAAGCTTCTTGCCGAGCATCTGAAGAAAAAAGGGCATCGCTATGCCTACCTTGATGGTTCGACCAAGAACCGGCTCGATATCTGCGATCAGTTCAACAGTGACGACAGCATTCCGGTCTTCCTTATTTCCCTAAAGGCGGGCGGTACCGGCCTCAACCTTACCGGAGCGGATACGGTCCTCCACTACGACCCCTGGTGGAACCCGGCTGCGGAAGCTCAGGCCACCGACCGGGCCCACCGGATCGGTCAGGAGAAAGTGGTCACCAGCATCAAGCTGATTGCCACCGACACGGTGGAAGAAAAAGTTCTGGAACTTCAGGCGAAAAAAGCGGCTCTGCTGCAGGAACTTTTCGAAGAAAGCGAAGCCGCGAATGCCAAAGTGAGCCTAGAGGACATCAAGGGTCTGCTCAAATAG
- the rpmA gene encoding 50S ribosomal protein L27: MSHKKGQGTSRNGRDSNSKRLGVKKFGGENVIAGNIIMRQRGTRYHPGANVGMGRDYTLFALKNGNVAFDRAHRKVNVVEAASA; encoded by the coding sequence ATGTCACACAAAAAAGGTCAGGGAACATCCCGCAACGGACGCGACAGTAATTCCAAGCGCCTCGGCGTGAAGAAGTTCGGCGGCGAAAATGTGATCGCCGGCAACATCATCATGCGCCAACGCGGCACACGCTACCACCCCGGCGCCAACGTCGGTATGGGTCGCGACTACACGCTGTTTGCACTGAAGAACGGTAATGTCGCTTTCGACCGTGCGCACCGCAAGGTGAACGTCGTCGAAGCAGCCAGCGCCTAA
- the rplU gene encoding 50S ribosomal protein L21 — protein sequence MKATIKTQGRQFTVTEGDILKVNSFPGTNAGDSVDINEVLMIGEGADARFGSPLLEGASVKATILENKKDKKVVVFKKKRRQGYKKRRGHRQHLSVIKIESING from the coding sequence ATGAAAGCCACTATCAAAACACAAGGCCGCCAATTTACCGTCACCGAGGGCGATATCCTCAAGGTCAACTCCTTCCCCGGCACAAATGCCGGTGATTCCGTTGACATCAACGAGGTCCTCATGATCGGTGAAGGTGCCGACGCACGCTTCGGCAGTCCCCTCCTCGAGGGCGCCAGCGTCAAGGCAACCATCCTCGAAAACAAGAAAGACAAGAAGGTTGTCGTCTTTAAAAAGAAGCGTCGCCAAGGCTACAAAAAACGCCGCGGTCACCGCCAACATCTTTCCGTGATCAAAATCGAATCGATCAACGGATAA
- a CDS encoding glycosyltransferase family 4 protein, with protein MRIAIIHYHLKRGGVTRVVESTLRGFESLEPTLECVVLGGEVPEDFRYKNCARVVEGLHYSNAQSVTPDSHILLDRIRVAARDALGGDPDLWHIHNHSLGKNNAMSGVIAALAEAGERVLLHMHDFAEDGRPANYQVNLERPEYARNIYPDTPNVHYGVLNGRDYAILKQASIQPERLHLLANPVDAGPTQQVDNTSTILGTLDAKRLFLYPVRAVRRKNFGEMLLRAAAAEDGDVFATTLGPTNQNFVTAYNNWQALAHELELPVRFGIGETGGWSFETIMQSAHAILSTSIAEGFGLAFLEPWLFGKPIIGRDLPEITADFKAHGIHLEGLYESLPVPISWIDMNLLEAELHRELEKAYTAYQRPLPKDAVERAVSAISPDPEHIDFAGMNEALQQDVIRRVRSDSEARQALPELGNTADPASISENAEKIELNYGLEHYVEKLVDLYKSIGSADQNTEPQYYDPDKILDGFLQPERFRLLRT; from the coding sequence ATGCGAATTGCAATTATACACTACCATCTCAAGCGCGGCGGCGTCACGCGGGTTGTGGAATCCACTCTGCGTGGATTTGAAAGTCTGGAACCGACACTCGAATGCGTGGTGCTGGGGGGCGAAGTGCCGGAGGACTTTCGCTACAAGAATTGCGCACGGGTCGTCGAGGGACTCCACTACTCGAACGCACAAAGCGTGACACCGGATTCCCACATCTTACTGGACCGTATCCGTGTTGCAGCACGAGACGCACTTGGCGGCGATCCGGACCTCTGGCACATTCACAACCATTCACTGGGCAAAAACAATGCCATGTCCGGCGTTATTGCCGCATTAGCCGAAGCCGGCGAACGGGTGCTCCTGCACATGCACGACTTTGCCGAAGATGGTCGGCCGGCAAACTATCAGGTGAACCTGGAACGACCCGAATATGCACGAAACATCTATCCGGATACCCCGAATGTTCACTATGGCGTGCTTAACGGTCGGGACTACGCTATCTTAAAACAAGCGAGCATCCAGCCGGAGCGCCTGCATTTGCTGGCGAATCCGGTCGACGCAGGTCCAACACAACAGGTAGACAACACGAGCACGATACTCGGCACACTCGATGCCAAGCGGCTCTTCCTCTACCCCGTCCGCGCCGTGCGCCGAAAAAACTTCGGGGAAATGCTCCTCCGGGCCGCGGCTGCCGAAGACGGCGACGTCTTTGCCACCACACTGGGCCCGACGAATCAGAACTTCGTCACAGCTTATAACAACTGGCAGGCTCTCGCCCATGAACTCGAACTGCCTGTCCGATTTGGCATCGGCGAAACCGGTGGGTGGTCCTTTGAAACCATCATGCAGTCGGCGCACGCCATCCTAAGCACAAGTATTGCCGAGGGCTTCGGGCTCGCTTTCCTTGAACCCTGGCTTTTCGGAAAACCCATTATCGGGCGGGATCTGCCCGAGATCACTGCCGATTTCAAAGCCCACGGGATCCACCTTGAGGGCCTTTACGAGAGTCTGCCAGTCCCTATAAGCTGGATCGATATGAACCTGCTCGAAGCAGAGCTCCATCGCGAACTGGAAAAAGCCTACACCGCATACCAGCGTCCCTTGCCGAAGGACGCCGTAGAGAGAGCCGTATCCGCCATAAGCCCTGACCCGGAACACATCGACTTCGCGGGAATGAATGAAGCGCTTCAACAGGATGTTATCCGGCGAGTGCGTTCCGATTCGGAAGCTCGACAGGCCTTGCCCGAGCTGGGCAACACAGCCGATCCTGCGTCGATCAGCGAAAACGCGGAAAAGATCGAATTAAACTATGGCTTGGAGCACTATGTCGAAAAACTCGTTGATCTCTATAAATCCATAGGCTCCGCCGATCAAAACACCGAACCACAATACTACGACCCGGACAAAATCCTCGACGGATTTTTACAGCCCGAGCGCTTTCGCCTGCTTCGAACTTAA
- the rpsA gene encoding 30S ribosomal protein S1, with protein sequence MYSQMSQLMEQLLEGSKIDNLEEGSIIQGTIIEIRPTEVVVDIGGKSEGIVHASEFVDMSELQVGSEIEVFLEKLEDKEGNPVISFDKAEQKKNWEKIVENCEEGSVIQGRVRSKVKGGLIVSIGVDSFMPASQIDVQPPKNLDQYVGQTYDFKVIKINLDRKNIVVSRRELIEEQRMEKRRALLENVKPGDTRRGQVKNITDYGAFVDLDGLDGLLHITDMSWGRIQHPSEMLKQGEEVEVMIIEIDRERERVSLGLKQLQDNPWDRIEERFPIGSTVKGKVVNLVPYGAFIEIQEGVEGLVHVTELSWTKRISKPGEVLRIGEEVEAVILGIQKDEQKISLGTRQLEENPWEMARHNYPAGARVRGKVRNLTTYGAFVELEEGIDGMVHVSDMSWTRKVNHPSEMVKKGDEVDAIVLDVDADSQRISLGMKQLTNDPWDEIETHFKIGDMVKGQVSKITSYGAFIELDNDIDGLVHISQISEDRVEKIKDVLNEGDEVTARVIKIDKDERRIGLSIKAANYSDEDLAKERQAFDNVTAGEDLTSLGDLLDEATK encoded by the coding sequence ATATACAGTCAAATGAGTCAACTCATGGAACAGCTGCTTGAAGGCAGCAAAATTGATAACCTCGAAGAAGGTTCCATTATCCAGGGAACCATCATAGAGATCCGCCCCACCGAAGTCGTCGTCGACATTGGTGGCAAATCAGAAGGCATCGTTCACGCCAGCGAGTTCGTCGATATGAGCGAACTTCAGGTCGGATCTGAAATCGAAGTCTTTTTGGAAAAGCTCGAAGACAAGGAAGGTAACCCGGTTATCTCCTTCGACAAAGCCGAGCAAAAGAAGAACTGGGAAAAGATCGTCGAGAACTGCGAAGAAGGTTCGGTCATTCAGGGCCGTGTCCGCTCCAAGGTCAAAGGCGGCCTGATCGTCAGCATCGGTGTCGATTCTTTCATGCCGGCTTCGCAGATCGATGTGCAGCCGCCGAAGAATCTCGATCAATACGTCGGCCAGACTTACGACTTCAAAGTCATCAAGATCAACCTGGACCGGAAGAACATCGTTGTTTCCCGCCGCGAGCTGATCGAAGAGCAACGCATGGAAAAACGCCGTGCGCTGCTTGAGAACGTCAAGCCGGGCGACACCCGCCGCGGTCAGGTCAAGAATATCACCGACTACGGTGCCTTCGTCGATCTCGACGGCCTCGACGGCCTCCTTCACATCACCGACATGTCCTGGGGCCGCATCCAGCATCCGTCCGAGATGCTGAAGCAAGGCGAAGAGGTCGAAGTGATGATCATCGAAATCGACCGCGAGCGCGAGCGTGTTTCCCTCGGCCTGAAACAACTTCAGGACAACCCATGGGATCGCATCGAAGAACGCTTCCCGATCGGCTCCACCGTCAAGGGCAAAGTGGTCAACCTCGTTCCTTATGGTGCCTTCATCGAAATTCAGGAAGGCGTCGAAGGTCTCGTCCACGTGACCGAGCTCTCCTGGACCAAGCGTATCTCCAAGCCGGGCGAAGTTCTTCGCATCGGTGAGGAAGTCGAAGCGGTCATTCTCGGCATCCAGAAGGATGAGCAGAAGATCTCCCTCGGCACCCGTCAGCTTGAAGAGAACCCGTGGGAAATGGCCCGCCACAACTACCCGGCCGGTGCCCGTGTCCGCGGTAAGGTGCGTAACCTCACTACCTACGGTGCCTTCGTCGAACTTGAAGAAGGTATCGACGGCATGGTTCACGTCTCCGACATGTCCTGGACCCGCAAGGTCAACCATCCGTCCGAGATGGTCAAGAAGGGCGACGAAGTCGATGCCATCGTTCTCGATGTGGATGCCGACAGCCAGCGTATCTCGCTCGGCATGAAGCAGCTCACCAACGACCCGTGGGACGAAATCGAAACCCACTTCAAGATCGGCGACATGGTCAAGGGCCAAGTCTCCAAGATCACCAGCTACGGTGCCTTTATCGAACTCGATAACGACATCGATGGCCTCGTACATATCTCGCAAATCAGCGAAGATCGTGTCGAGAAGATCAAGGACGTCCTCAACGAGGGCGACGAAGTCACGGCTCGTGTCATCAAGATCGACAAGGATGAGCGCCGCATCGGCCTCTCCATCAAGGCGGCCAACTACAGCGACGAAGACCTCGCCAAGGAGCGTCAGGCCTTCGACAACGTCACTGCCGGCGAAGATCTTACCAGCCTCGGCGACCTGCTCGACGAAGCGACGAAGTAA
- a CDS encoding FAD-dependent oxidoreductase: protein MFNKKHTDVCVIGAGPVGLVAAHALADQNIEFAQFDSADGCHTHSYALALLPESMELLDRLGVAEQILERSMKVPKVAIYHANDRKAELDYAQLNSGFPHLTVIRQCELEKILLQTLRAKGHKPHWHHRVRYMTENDHHVMVEVDRTIQGMTGYAYAHIDTQIDKILQYRANYVIGADGHRSAARRVTNIDFNETGAAKTYAVFEFKVDAELPNEMRIIVDDQGSHIFWPMPDNYCRFSFEVDVEDAPIETIDKEHCLVYKGKSAYPLLDEAHLAGFVSQHAQWFNGTAEEIRWRTLVHFERRMAESFGRNRIWLAGDAAHLTAPGGMLSMNIGMHEAYDLVERLSLDSDELRQSALANYSSDRIDEWSGLLDLDGLLQRESADPWIVAHKDSLAANLPASGDTRHALLEQVHLDDAMTA from the coding sequence ATGTTTAATAAAAAGCACACTGATGTCTGTGTGATCGGTGCCGGTCCAGTTGGTCTCGTTGCCGCACACGCCCTTGCCGACCAAAATATTGAATTTGCGCAGTTCGATTCCGCTGACGGTTGCCATACGCATAGTTATGCACTGGCGTTGTTGCCGGAAAGCATGGAGCTTCTCGACCGTTTGGGGGTTGCCGAGCAGATTTTGGAACGATCGATGAAAGTGCCCAAGGTAGCTATCTACCATGCGAACGATCGCAAGGCGGAGCTCGATTACGCTCAGTTAAATTCAGGATTCCCACATTTGACGGTGATCCGGCAATGTGAGTTGGAGAAAATTCTACTCCAGACGCTCAGAGCGAAAGGGCATAAACCGCACTGGCATCACCGCGTGCGATACATGACCGAAAATGATCATCATGTCATGGTTGAGGTCGACCGCACGATCCAGGGGATGACCGGTTACGCTTATGCGCATATTGATACCCAGATTGATAAGATACTTCAGTACCGGGCCAATTATGTTATTGGTGCGGATGGCCACCGCTCGGCCGCACGAAGAGTTACGAACATCGACTTTAACGAAACCGGTGCGGCTAAAACCTATGCGGTCTTTGAGTTTAAGGTGGACGCGGAGTTACCCAATGAAATGCGCATCATTGTCGATGATCAGGGAAGCCACATCTTCTGGCCGATGCCGGATAATTACTGTCGATTTAGTTTTGAGGTGGATGTGGAGGATGCACCGATTGAAACCATCGACAAGGAGCACTGCCTGGTCTATAAGGGCAAAAGTGCCTACCCCTTGTTGGATGAAGCTCATCTGGCCGGTTTTGTCAGTCAGCATGCGCAATGGTTCAATGGCACCGCAGAGGAAATACGTTGGCGAACGCTGGTGCATTTTGAAAGACGCATGGCGGAAAGTTTTGGTCGTAACCGTATATGGCTGGCCGGGGATGCGGCACACCTGACGGCTCCCGGAGGTATGCTGAGTATGAATATTGGTATGCATGAAGCCTATGATCTGGTCGAACGTTTGTCATTGGACTCGGACGAACTGCGCCAGTCGGCGCTGGCGAACTATTCAAGCGACCGGATCGATGAGTGGTCGGGTTTACTTGATCTGGATGGGCTCCTGCAAAGGGAATCGGCTGACCCGTGGATCGTGGCACATAAAGACAGCCTGGCGGCAAACTTGCCCGCGAGTGGTGACACCAGACATGCGCTGTTGGAGCAGGTCCACCTGGATGACGCCATGACCGCCTGA
- a CDS encoding M66 family metalloprotease: MAVNIDAVYFAQTHVMKPTDPYFRLVGERETLIKVHVTDPSTPASPVVNAAVHLDGATLNLSLSGPATLPASIPDGPGVVQHSLDDSFTAVIPADWVKPGMTVDLTAGAVSENVSGIAVGAPTKLKLTMFDVQYFADTDDDYPSGWAEELEVKLPIKELDLRRVPHVVFPELVIPPWRDGPAPAVRISSTADYKDQTGMNIHFESKLNAAREWNLALSAAAGRHGRVSVYYTNIYGTNSNGGKSFPLAGIGNGTEHGVMFHELGHTLGLPHWGNSSSYPYKGAMHGIDPPTINKEVHAGPTWGFDMRSMTFIPCTVQAGNVGGQPTGTYKIDPMHGGGTGYQEPAFLFNHFSDYSSAEMMEFLEANYASWNESLGQFATWDPATSDYTDPLATPDGVNYPIERDVEVISLLASVSGPTPEACMVYPPIGPYTAGLIKRFDPTVEADRLEAQEIYSPSAGCDASLRVTQGGVVRTYLLRAEWLPFISPSSAAGLKTAAINLPASDGEVTRVELLLTPDADSQGLPDEPQVLHTWALNPTPFDRWADGSFPGTLTDKNPTNDADSGGLATELEWVLMGNPTDPADDLLIEPQLDMTSDPDGKLVFQFRRNDLAHLDQMTSIRVQYGSDLAGWTDAVHQGVGPSDITITEADDAYGEGVDMVKVAIPQSLAPEGALFARLVVDISSP, translated from the coding sequence ATGGCAGTGAATATCGATGCCGTTTATTTTGCGCAGACACACGTGATGAAGCCAACTGATCCCTACTTCAGGTTGGTGGGTGAGAGAGAGACTCTCATCAAGGTGCATGTCACCGATCCTTCGACTCCGGCATCACCCGTTGTGAATGCGGCCGTTCATCTTGATGGGGCGACATTGAACCTTTCTCTATCCGGTCCAGCTACCTTGCCTGCGTCGATTCCTGATGGTCCGGGAGTCGTTCAACATAGCTTGGACGACAGCTTTACGGCAGTGATTCCCGCGGACTGGGTGAAACCCGGGATGACGGTGGATCTTACGGCAGGGGCAGTGAGTGAGAATGTTTCAGGGATCGCAGTCGGAGCCCCGACCAAGTTGAAACTGACGATGTTCGATGTGCAGTATTTTGCGGACACCGACGATGATTACCCGAGTGGTTGGGCGGAAGAGTTGGAAGTAAAGCTCCCGATCAAGGAGCTTGATCTGCGTCGTGTGCCACATGTGGTTTTTCCTGAGCTGGTGATTCCGCCATGGCGAGACGGGCCTGCGCCTGCGGTGCGGATTAGCTCCACGGCGGATTACAAGGATCAGACGGGTATGAATATACATTTCGAATCCAAACTCAATGCGGCCAGAGAGTGGAATTTGGCTCTCAGTGCTGCGGCAGGACGCCACGGGCGGGTGAGTGTCTATTATACGAATATCTATGGGACCAATTCGAATGGCGGTAAGTCGTTTCCATTAGCCGGTATAGGAAATGGTACTGAACATGGAGTCATGTTCCATGAACTGGGCCATACGCTTGGACTGCCTCACTGGGGTAATAGTTCCTCCTATCCCTACAAGGGTGCGATGCACGGGATCGACCCCCCTACCATTAACAAGGAAGTGCATGCTGGGCCTACGTGGGGGTTTGATATGCGGAGCATGACTTTCATTCCCTGTACGGTGCAGGCAGGTAATGTCGGCGGGCAGCCCACCGGGACTTACAAAATCGATCCGATGCACGGTGGCGGAACCGGCTACCAGGAGCCGGCATTTCTCTTTAATCACTTCTCGGATTACTCATCTGCCGAGATGATGGAATTTTTGGAAGCTAACTATGCTTCATGGAATGAGTCCCTGGGGCAATTTGCCACTTGGGACCCGGCGACCTCCGACTACACGGATCCGTTGGCGACGCCTGATGGGGTGAACTATCCAATTGAGCGGGATGTGGAAGTGATCAGCCTGCTAGCATCCGTGTCAGGACCAACTCCCGAGGCTTGCATGGTGTATCCTCCCATCGGGCCGTACACGGCTGGCTTAATCAAGCGCTTTGATCCGACCGTAGAAGCGGACCGACTTGAGGCCCAGGAGATCTACAGTCCGTCCGCTGGTTGTGATGCCAGCCTCCGGGTCACTCAGGGAGGCGTCGTCCGTACGTATCTTCTACGGGCAGAGTGGTTGCCGTTTATTAGTCCATCAAGTGCAGCCGGCCTGAAGACAGCAGCGATCAATCTACCTGCTTCAGACGGGGAGGTGACACGCGTGGAACTTCTCCTGACTCCTGACGCGGACTCTCAAGGACTTCCTGACGAACCCCAGGTGCTTCACACTTGGGCATTGAATCCAACACCTTTTGATCGTTGGGCGGACGGTTCATTTCCAGGGACCCTTACTGATAAAAACCCCACAAATGATGCGGATAGTGGTGGTCTGGCCACCGAGCTGGAGTGGGTGCTGATGGGAAATCCAACGGACCCAGCGGATGATCTTTTGATAGAACCCCAGCTGGACATGACATCCGATCCTGATGGGAAACTAGTATTCCAATTCCGCAGAAATGATCTGGCCCACCTAGATCAGATGACCTCTATCCGCGTGCAATACGGGAGCGATCTTGCAGGCTGGACGGATGCAGTTCACCAAGGAGTCGGACCGAGTGACATTACGATTACAGAAGCAGATGATGCCTACGGGGAGGGTGTGGACATGGTCAAGGTAGCCATACCACAGAGCCTCGCTCCCGAAGGAGCTCTCTTTGCCCGATTGGTCGTGGATATTTCCTCACCATGA
- a CDS encoding HAD family hydrolase, translating to MTNSLWLKLIKDRRQNDPVTPPADANLCLPQISGIKAVVFDVYGTLFSSGVGDISLATEDNRDTAIRAVLSDNGVQILASAEGIRFDGILHDLIHQHQNRRRADGIEYPEVEIRAVWSDLIESLRAQGLIEAQIEPAIDTLVIDYETRVNAIQPMPELAEVLSELRARGLTLSIISNAQFYTPLLFSAFLGKNIDELGFCSKCNVWSYAELEGKPSQQLYQLAAERLEKHHRIPAEACLYVGNDMRNDIWPARALGFRTALFAGDHLSLRRRKNHPACAKLQADAEITELKQILEMID from the coding sequence ATGACAAATTCCCTCTGGCTTAAGCTCATAAAAGATCGGCGACAGAACGATCCGGTCACTCCGCCCGCGGACGCGAATCTATGTCTGCCTCAGATCAGCGGAATCAAAGCCGTTGTCTTCGACGTTTACGGCACCCTATTCAGCTCCGGTGTGGGCGACATCAGTCTGGCGACCGAGGACAATCGCGATACAGCCATCCGCGCCGTGCTCTCTGATAACGGGGTGCAGATTCTCGCATCCGCCGAGGGCATCCGGTTTGACGGAATTTTACATGACTTGATCCATCAGCACCAGAACCGACGCCGCGCCGACGGTATCGAATACCCCGAGGTAGAAATCCGCGCCGTCTGGTCGGATTTAATCGAATCGCTACGCGCCCAAGGCCTGATCGAGGCCCAGATCGAGCCGGCCATCGACACCCTGGTCATCGACTACGAGACCCGCGTCAACGCGATCCAACCCATGCCCGAGCTGGCCGAAGTTCTCTCGGAACTTCGCGCGCGGGGCCTGACCCTCAGCATCATTTCCAACGCCCAGTTCTATACGCCTCTCCTCTTTTCAGCCTTTCTCGGGAAAAACATCGACGAACTCGGCTTTTGCTCGAAATGCAACGTCTGGTCCTACGCCGAACTGGAGGGGAAGCCATCGCAGCAACTCTACCAACTCGCCGCAGAGCGACTCGAAAAGCACCACCGAATCCCCGCGGAAGCCTGCCTCTACGTGGGCAACGACATGCGCAACGACATTTGGCCTGCCCGGGCCTTGGGCTTTCGCACCGCCCTTTTCGCCGGCGATCACCTCTCGCTTCGCCGGCGGAAGAACCATCCGGCCTGCGCCAAACTGCAGGCCGATGCGGAGATCACCGAACTGAAACAGATTTTGGAGATGATTGATTGA